One stretch of Monomorium pharaonis isolate MP-MQ-018 chromosome 10, ASM1337386v2, whole genome shotgun sequence DNA includes these proteins:
- the LOC105832117 gene encoding histidine--tRNA ligase, cytoplasmic isoform X3, producing MLRLMRNNSFLVMWKRNRNVPMSTTSQIAEEVAKLLDLKAQLGEENGCPHKLILKTPKGTRDYNPEQMALRLGVLEKIISVFKRHGAETIDTPVFELKDVLTGKYGEDSKLIYDLKDQGGEILALRYDLTVPFARYLAMNKISSIKRYHIAKVYRRDNPATTKGRYREFYQCDFDIAGQYDLMLPDVECIKVVCEALEALNLGSYLIKVNHRSLLDGIFAACGVPPSKFRGICSAVDKLDKTPWEEVKKEMTDEKGLDERIADKVGNYVSQSGGVELIAELRKDKELMKQPVAVQGLDSMELLLKYCGIYRILDKIKFDLSLARGLDYYTGVIYEAILSGDDIGVGSVAGGGRYDNLVGMFDSKNKNVPCVGVSVGVERIFSVMEAKLANKGLKTRTAEIEVFVASAQKNLHEERMKILADLWQAGVKAEQSYKKNAKLLAQLQHCEENGIPLAIIVGEGELAKGEVTLRVVSTREETRVLRSNLVEEIRRRLNTS from the exons ATGTTACGCCTGATGCGCAACAATTCTTTCCTCGTCATGTGGAAACGCAATCGCAACGTACCGATGTCCACGACGTCACAG ATAGCAGAGGAAGTCGCCAAGTTGTTAGATCTGAAGGCACAATTGGGAGAGGAGAATGGCTGCCCTCACAAGCTTATCCTCAAAACGCCGAAAGGCACAAGGGATTATAATCCAGAACAAATGGCACTGCGATTGGGAGTACTGGAGAAAATAATATCAGTATTCAAGCGTCACGGCGCCGAAACGATAGATACGCCTGTATTCGAATTGAAG GATGTCTTGACGGGTAAATATGGTGAAGATTCTAAACTCATCTACGACCTGAAGGACCAAGGTGGTGAGATCCTTGCACTTAGATACGATTTAACAGTTCCTTTCGCAAGGTATCTGGCCATGAATAAGATCTCTTCCATTAAGAGATATCATATTGCCAAGGTTTACCGAAGAGATAACCCAGCCACGACGAAAGGCAGATACAGAGAATTTTACCAATGC GATTTCGACATTGCTGGTCAATATGATCTGATGCTACCGGATGTAGAGTGCATCAAGGTTGTATGTGAAGCATTAGAGGCCCTGAATCTAGGATCATACTTAATTAAGGTGAATCACAGGTCTCTGCTGGATGGTATATTCGCTGCATGCGGCGTGCCACCGAGTAAATTCCGTGGTATCTGCTCCGCCGTGGACAAGCTAGACAAAACCCCGTGGGAGGAAGTGAAGAAGGAGATGACAGACGAGAAGGGATTGGATGAGCGTATCGCCGATAAGGTCGGCAATTACGTTTCGCAGTCCGGTGGAGTGGAACTGATAGCCGAGTTGAGGAAAGACAAAGAGCTGATGAAACAGCCCGTCGCTGTACAAGGTTTAGACTCCATGGAACTGTTGCTGAAATACTGTGGCATCTACAGAATTCtcgataaaattaagtttgaTTTGAGTCTCGCGAGAGGACTCGATTACTACACGGGTGTTATTTACGAAGCTATATTAAGCg GAGATGATATTGGTGTTGGTAGCGTGGCAGGGGGCGGCCGCTATGATAATTTAGTGGGCATGTTTGAcagcaaaaacaaaaatgtgcCTTGTGTCGGCGTGTCGGTGGGTGTGGAGCGAATATTCAGCGTTATGGAGGCGAAACTGGCAAACAAAGGCCTGAAGACTCGCACTGCCGAGATTGAGGTGTTCGTGGCGAGCGCGCAGAAGAATCTGCATGAAGAAAGAATGAAGATACTAGCGGATCTATGGCAGGCAGGCGTGAAGGCAGAGCAGTCCTATAAAAAGAATGCTAAACTGTTGGCGCAATTGCAACATTGTGAAGAGAATGGCATCCCGCTAGCTATAATCGTCGGAGAGGGCGAGCTAGCAAAGGGTGAAGTTACACTGAGAGTCGTCTCGACACGAGAGGAAACTCGCGTGCTACGAAGCAATCTTGTCGAGGAAATTCGAAGACGGCTAAACACGTCGTAG
- the LOC105832117 gene encoding histidine--tRNA ligase, cytoplasmic isoform X1, translated as MADETTRDTLLSRVKEQGEVVRRLKATKADNTQEYGEQSDINVELESLNDNLADVSYVCGWCPTSKDAELFDTLRVVLDDELARWPHLSRWHINMKSFTREERLSFPNAEALPLASLVEKLEWLKGFTRYVNKSTLDKKIAEEVAKLLDLKAQLGEENGCPHKLILKTPKGTRDYNPEQMALRLGVLEKIISVFKRHGAETIDTPVFELKDVLTGKYGEDSKLIYDLKDQGGEILALRYDLTVPFARYLAMNKISSIKRYHIAKVYRRDNPATTKGRYREFYQCDFDIAGQYDLMLPDVECIKVVCEALEALNLGSYLIKVNHRSLLDGIFAACGVPPSKFRGICSAVDKLDKTPWEEVKKEMTDEKGLDERIADKVGNYVSQSGGVELIAELRKDKELMKQPVAVQGLDSMELLLKYCGIYRILDKIKFDLSLARGLDYYTGVIYEAILSGDDIGVGSVAGGGRYDNLVGMFDSKNKNVPCVGVSVGVERIFSVMEAKLANKGLKTRTAEIEVFVASAQKNLHEERMKILADLWQAGVKAEQSYKKNAKLLAQLQHCEENGIPLAIIVGEGELAKGEVTLRVVSTREETRVLRSNLVEEIRRRLNTS; from the exons ATGGCTGACGAAACGACGAGGGATACATTACTGTCTCGCGTGAAAGAGCAGGGCGAGGTGGTGCGACGACTGAAGGCCACGAAAGCCGACAACACGCAG GAGTATGGAGAGCAGTCTGATATAAATGTCGAGTTAGAAAGCCTAAACGATAATCTTGCGGACGTCAGCTATGTGTGCGGTTGGTGCCCAACGTCCAAGGACGCCGAACTATTCGACACGTTGCGCGTCGTCCTCGACGACGAGCTTGCGAGATGGCCGCATCTCAGCAGGTGGCATATTAACATGAAGAGTTTTACTCGGGAGGAGCGTCTGTCGTTTCCTAATGCGGAAGCGCTGCCGCTCGCTTCTCTGGTGGAAAAGCTCGAGTGGTTGAAGGGTTTTACTCGTTATGTTAACAAAAGTACGCTAGACAAAAAG ATAGCAGAGGAAGTCGCCAAGTTGTTAGATCTGAAGGCACAATTGGGAGAGGAGAATGGCTGCCCTCACAAGCTTATCCTCAAAACGCCGAAAGGCACAAGGGATTATAATCCAGAACAAATGGCACTGCGATTGGGAGTACTGGAGAAAATAATATCAGTATTCAAGCGTCACGGCGCCGAAACGATAGATACGCCTGTATTCGAATTGAAG GATGTCTTGACGGGTAAATATGGTGAAGATTCTAAACTCATCTACGACCTGAAGGACCAAGGTGGTGAGATCCTTGCACTTAGATACGATTTAACAGTTCCTTTCGCAAGGTATCTGGCCATGAATAAGATCTCTTCCATTAAGAGATATCATATTGCCAAGGTTTACCGAAGAGATAACCCAGCCACGACGAAAGGCAGATACAGAGAATTTTACCAATGC GATTTCGACATTGCTGGTCAATATGATCTGATGCTACCGGATGTAGAGTGCATCAAGGTTGTATGTGAAGCATTAGAGGCCCTGAATCTAGGATCATACTTAATTAAGGTGAATCACAGGTCTCTGCTGGATGGTATATTCGCTGCATGCGGCGTGCCACCGAGTAAATTCCGTGGTATCTGCTCCGCCGTGGACAAGCTAGACAAAACCCCGTGGGAGGAAGTGAAGAAGGAGATGACAGACGAGAAGGGATTGGATGAGCGTATCGCCGATAAGGTCGGCAATTACGTTTCGCAGTCCGGTGGAGTGGAACTGATAGCCGAGTTGAGGAAAGACAAAGAGCTGATGAAACAGCCCGTCGCTGTACAAGGTTTAGACTCCATGGAACTGTTGCTGAAATACTGTGGCATCTACAGAATTCtcgataaaattaagtttgaTTTGAGTCTCGCGAGAGGACTCGATTACTACACGGGTGTTATTTACGAAGCTATATTAAGCg GAGATGATATTGGTGTTGGTAGCGTGGCAGGGGGCGGCCGCTATGATAATTTAGTGGGCATGTTTGAcagcaaaaacaaaaatgtgcCTTGTGTCGGCGTGTCGGTGGGTGTGGAGCGAATATTCAGCGTTATGGAGGCGAAACTGGCAAACAAAGGCCTGAAGACTCGCACTGCCGAGATTGAGGTGTTCGTGGCGAGCGCGCAGAAGAATCTGCATGAAGAAAGAATGAAGATACTAGCGGATCTATGGCAGGCAGGCGTGAAGGCAGAGCAGTCCTATAAAAAGAATGCTAAACTGTTGGCGCAATTGCAACATTGTGAAGAGAATGGCATCCCGCTAGCTATAATCGTCGGAGAGGGCGAGCTAGCAAAGGGTGAAGTTACACTGAGAGTCGTCTCGACACGAGAGGAAACTCGCGTGCTACGAAGCAATCTTGTCGAGGAAATTCGAAGACGGCTAAACACGTCGTAG
- the LOC105832117 gene encoding histidine--tRNA ligase, cytoplasmic isoform X2, which translates to MADETTRDTLLSRVKEQGEVVRRLKATKADNTQIAEEVAKLLDLKAQLGEENGCPHKLILKTPKGTRDYNPEQMALRLGVLEKIISVFKRHGAETIDTPVFELKDVLTGKYGEDSKLIYDLKDQGGEILALRYDLTVPFARYLAMNKISSIKRYHIAKVYRRDNPATTKGRYREFYQCDFDIAGQYDLMLPDVECIKVVCEALEALNLGSYLIKVNHRSLLDGIFAACGVPPSKFRGICSAVDKLDKTPWEEVKKEMTDEKGLDERIADKVGNYVSQSGGVELIAELRKDKELMKQPVAVQGLDSMELLLKYCGIYRILDKIKFDLSLARGLDYYTGVIYEAILSGDDIGVGSVAGGGRYDNLVGMFDSKNKNVPCVGVSVGVERIFSVMEAKLANKGLKTRTAEIEVFVASAQKNLHEERMKILADLWQAGVKAEQSYKKNAKLLAQLQHCEENGIPLAIIVGEGELAKGEVTLRVVSTREETRVLRSNLVEEIRRRLNTS; encoded by the exons ATGGCTGACGAAACGACGAGGGATACATTACTGTCTCGCGTGAAAGAGCAGGGCGAGGTGGTGCGACGACTGAAGGCCACGAAAGCCGACAACACGCAG ATAGCAGAGGAAGTCGCCAAGTTGTTAGATCTGAAGGCACAATTGGGAGAGGAGAATGGCTGCCCTCACAAGCTTATCCTCAAAACGCCGAAAGGCACAAGGGATTATAATCCAGAACAAATGGCACTGCGATTGGGAGTACTGGAGAAAATAATATCAGTATTCAAGCGTCACGGCGCCGAAACGATAGATACGCCTGTATTCGAATTGAAG GATGTCTTGACGGGTAAATATGGTGAAGATTCTAAACTCATCTACGACCTGAAGGACCAAGGTGGTGAGATCCTTGCACTTAGATACGATTTAACAGTTCCTTTCGCAAGGTATCTGGCCATGAATAAGATCTCTTCCATTAAGAGATATCATATTGCCAAGGTTTACCGAAGAGATAACCCAGCCACGACGAAAGGCAGATACAGAGAATTTTACCAATGC GATTTCGACATTGCTGGTCAATATGATCTGATGCTACCGGATGTAGAGTGCATCAAGGTTGTATGTGAAGCATTAGAGGCCCTGAATCTAGGATCATACTTAATTAAGGTGAATCACAGGTCTCTGCTGGATGGTATATTCGCTGCATGCGGCGTGCCACCGAGTAAATTCCGTGGTATCTGCTCCGCCGTGGACAAGCTAGACAAAACCCCGTGGGAGGAAGTGAAGAAGGAGATGACAGACGAGAAGGGATTGGATGAGCGTATCGCCGATAAGGTCGGCAATTACGTTTCGCAGTCCGGTGGAGTGGAACTGATAGCCGAGTTGAGGAAAGACAAAGAGCTGATGAAACAGCCCGTCGCTGTACAAGGTTTAGACTCCATGGAACTGTTGCTGAAATACTGTGGCATCTACAGAATTCtcgataaaattaagtttgaTTTGAGTCTCGCGAGAGGACTCGATTACTACACGGGTGTTATTTACGAAGCTATATTAAGCg GAGATGATATTGGTGTTGGTAGCGTGGCAGGGGGCGGCCGCTATGATAATTTAGTGGGCATGTTTGAcagcaaaaacaaaaatgtgcCTTGTGTCGGCGTGTCGGTGGGTGTGGAGCGAATATTCAGCGTTATGGAGGCGAAACTGGCAAACAAAGGCCTGAAGACTCGCACTGCCGAGATTGAGGTGTTCGTGGCGAGCGCGCAGAAGAATCTGCATGAAGAAAGAATGAAGATACTAGCGGATCTATGGCAGGCAGGCGTGAAGGCAGAGCAGTCCTATAAAAAGAATGCTAAACTGTTGGCGCAATTGCAACATTGTGAAGAGAATGGCATCCCGCTAGCTATAATCGTCGGAGAGGGCGAGCTAGCAAAGGGTGAAGTTACACTGAGAGTCGTCTCGACACGAGAGGAAACTCGCGTGCTACGAAGCAATCTTGTCGAGGAAATTCGAAGACGGCTAAACACGTCGTAG
- the LOC105832238 gene encoding low molecular weight phosphotyrosine protein phosphatase 1 isoform X2, which translates to MYIIDFQTFANSFETRFNSFIVLTFYHCNINIILNSYRKKRSFVMTQKGRVLMVCLGNSCRSPMAEAVFQDQMQQMGLTDFWEVESAAVLGYHVGNGPEPRAISTLQKAGITDYSHIARQIATKDFYEFDWIFGMDEYIIHNLYEMRPDNSRAKIELLGKYDPAGTVIIRDPLFDTGSAGFEKAFQQALRSIRAFLQINRDNKLKKSY; encoded by the exons atgtatattattgattttcagaCTTTTGCAAACAGTTTTGAAACGCGTTTTAACAGCTTTATAGTTCTTACGTTCTACcactgtaatattaatattatattgaacagttatagaaaaaaaagatcattTGTAATGACACAAAAGGGAAGAGTCCTTATGGTTTGTTTAG GCAACAGTTGCCGTTCTCCTATGGCAGAAGCAGTGTTTCAGGATCAAATGCAACAGATGGGTTTGACTGATTTCTGGGAGGTTGAAAGTGCTGCTGTTTTAGGATATCATGTAGGCAATGGTCCTGAACCCAGAGCGATATCCACTCTTCAGAAAGCAGGAATTACAGATTATTCTCATATTGCGAGACAA ATCGCAACGAAAGATTTCTACGAGTTCGACTGGATATTCGGAATGGATGAatacattattcataatttgtaCGAGATGCGACCAGATAATAGCCGAGCGAAAATAGAACTACTTGGGAAATACGATCCAGCTGGAACAGTCATCATCAGAGACCCTCTCTTT GATACTGGTAGCGCTGGCTTTGAGAAAGCATTTCAACAAGCTCTGAGAAGCATACGtgcatttttgcaaattaacagg gataataaacttaaaaagtcatattaa
- the LOC105832238 gene encoding low molecular weight phosphotyrosine protein phosphatase 1 isoform X3, whose product MHITRFCNSCRSPMAEAVFQDQMQQMGLTDFWEVESAAVLGYHVGNGPEPRAISTLQKAGITDYSHIARQIATKDFYEFDWIFGMDEYIIHNLYEMRPDNSRAKIELLGKYDPAGTVIIRDPLFDTGSAGFEKAFQQALRSIRAFLQINRVYYLFHLLLFVYNFRKETCHQILQILAFIYISNKF is encoded by the exons ATGCATATCACaagatttt GCAACAGTTGCCGTTCTCCTATGGCAGAAGCAGTGTTTCAGGATCAAATGCAACAGATGGGTTTGACTGATTTCTGGGAGGTTGAAAGTGCTGCTGTTTTAGGATATCATGTAGGCAATGGTCCTGAACCCAGAGCGATATCCACTCTTCAGAAAGCAGGAATTACAGATTATTCTCATATTGCGAGACAA ATCGCAACGAAAGATTTCTACGAGTTCGACTGGATATTCGGAATGGATGAatacattattcataatttgtaCGAGATGCGACCAGATAATAGCCGAGCGAAAATAGAACTACTTGGGAAATACGATCCAGCTGGAACAGTCATCATCAGAGACCCTCTCTTT GATACTGGTAGCGCTGGCTTTGAGAAAGCATTTCAACAAGCTCTGAGAAGCATACGtgcatttttgcaaattaacagggtatattacttatttcatcttttattatttgtatataattttcgaAAAGAAACGTGTcatcaaattttacaaatcttagcttttatctatatttctaataaattttag
- the LOC105832238 gene encoding low molecular weight phosphotyrosine protein phosphatase 1 isoform X1, with the protein MYIIDFQTFANSFETRFNSFIVLTFYHCNINIILNSYRKKRSFVMTQKGRVLMVCLGNSCRSPMAEAVFQDQMQQMGLTDFWEVESAAVLGYHVGNGPEPRAISTLQKAGITDYSHIARQIATKDFYEFDWIFGMDEYIIHNLYEMRPDNSRAKIELLGKYDPAGTVIIRDPLFDTGSAGFEKAFQQALRSIRAFLQINRVYYLFHLLLFVYNFRKETCHQILQILAFIYISNKF; encoded by the exons atgtatattattgattttcagaCTTTTGCAAACAGTTTTGAAACGCGTTTTAACAGCTTTATAGTTCTTACGTTCTACcactgtaatattaatattatattgaacagttatagaaaaaaaagatcattTGTAATGACACAAAAGGGAAGAGTCCTTATGGTTTGTTTAG GCAACAGTTGCCGTTCTCCTATGGCAGAAGCAGTGTTTCAGGATCAAATGCAACAGATGGGTTTGACTGATTTCTGGGAGGTTGAAAGTGCTGCTGTTTTAGGATATCATGTAGGCAATGGTCCTGAACCCAGAGCGATATCCACTCTTCAGAAAGCAGGAATTACAGATTATTCTCATATTGCGAGACAA ATCGCAACGAAAGATTTCTACGAGTTCGACTGGATATTCGGAATGGATGAatacattattcataatttgtaCGAGATGCGACCAGATAATAGCCGAGCGAAAATAGAACTACTTGGGAAATACGATCCAGCTGGAACAGTCATCATCAGAGACCCTCTCTTT GATACTGGTAGCGCTGGCTTTGAGAAAGCATTTCAACAAGCTCTGAGAAGCATACGtgcatttttgcaaattaacagggtatattacttatttcatcttttattatttgtatataattttcgaAAAGAAACGTGTcatcaaattttacaaatcttagcttttatctatatttctaataaattttag
- the LOC105832238 gene encoding low molecular weight phosphotyrosine protein phosphatase 1 isoform X4 yields the protein MAEAVFQDQMQQMGLTDFWEVESAAVLGYHVGNGPEPRAISTLQKAGITDYSHIARQIATKDFYEFDWIFGMDEYIIHNLYEMRPDNSRAKIELLGKYDPAGTVIIRDPLFDTGSAGFEKAFQQALRSIRAFLQINRVYYLFHLLLFVYNFRKETCHQILQILAFIYISNKF from the exons ATGGCAGAAGCAGTGTTTCAGGATCAAATGCAACAGATGGGTTTGACTGATTTCTGGGAGGTTGAAAGTGCTGCTGTTTTAGGATATCATGTAGGCAATGGTCCTGAACCCAGAGCGATATCCACTCTTCAGAAAGCAGGAATTACAGATTATTCTCATATTGCGAGACAA ATCGCAACGAAAGATTTCTACGAGTTCGACTGGATATTCGGAATGGATGAatacattattcataatttgtaCGAGATGCGACCAGATAATAGCCGAGCGAAAATAGAACTACTTGGGAAATACGATCCAGCTGGAACAGTCATCATCAGAGACCCTCTCTTT GATACTGGTAGCGCTGGCTTTGAGAAAGCATTTCAACAAGCTCTGAGAAGCATACGtgcatttttgcaaattaacagggtatattacttatttcatcttttattatttgtatataattttcgaAAAGAAACGTGTcatcaaattttacaaatcttagcttttatctatatttctaataaattttag
- the LOC105832244 gene encoding low molecular weight phosphotyrosine protein phosphatase produces the protein MSKEKKVLMVCLGNICRSPIAEAIFQNEVNKRGLQDQWKVDSAGIIGYHTGKEPDNRAQDTLKENGITDYSHRARQIIETDFHEFDWIFGMDHQNIKDLNIQKPQNCRAKIELLGSYDPSGKIIIRDPYYDSNSIGFQKVYEQCLASITAFFNKHSN, from the exons ATgtcgaaagagaaaaaagtacTCATGGTCTGTTTAG GCAACATTTGTCGTTCACCGATAGCAGAGgctatttttcaaaatgagGTGAATAAGAGAGGTTTGCAAGATCAATGGAAGGTAGACAGTGCTGGCATTATAGGATATCATACAGGTAAAGAGCCAGATAATAGAGCCCAAGATACACTGAAAGAAAATGGGATCACTGATTATTCCCATAGAGCACGCCAA ATCATAGAGACAGACTTTCATGAATTTGATTGGATATTTGGTATGGATCATCAGAACATTAAAGATTTGAACATTCAGAAGCCACAGAATTGCCGAGCAAAAATAGAACTTTTAGGAAGTTATGATCCAAgtggaaaaattataatacgagatccatattat GATAGCAATAGTATAGGATTTCAGAAAGTCTATGAACAATGTTTAGCAAGTATAAcagcattttttaacaaacattcAAATTAA
- the LOC105831995 gene encoding 40S ribosomal protein S27: protein MPLARDFLHPSPIEEKRKHKLKRLVQKPNSYFMDVKCPGCYAIKTIFSHAQRPVECDGCRTILCTPTGGKARLTEGCSFRRKVQC, encoded by the coding sequence ATGCCACTGGCCAGAGATTTCCTTCATCCGAGCCCTATTGAGGAAAAGAGGAAACATAAGCTGAAGAGGCTTGTACAGAAACCGAACAGTTACTTTATGGATGTCAAGTGTCCTGGGTGTTATGCCATCAAAACTATTTTCTCACACGCCCAGAGGCCAGTTGAATGCGATGGATGCCGCACGATACTTTGCACACCGACAGGTGGCAAAGCACGATTAACTGAAGGCTGTTCTTTTAGAAGAAAGGTCCAGTGTTAA